In Paenibacillus algicola, a genomic segment contains:
- a CDS encoding ABC transporter permease yields the protein MRVSYLKRALPVYIMILPGMLFFLIFKYIPMFGIVIAFKDYNPFRGFLGSDWVGLDQFVRLFTERDFMPLLYNTLMLSLMDIIFFFPAPIIMALLLNEVRLRFFKRSVQTILYAPHFLSWVVIVGITVVLFSTEFGGINQLLKSMGLPVINILTNADAFRWTWLIQNIWQGVGWGTIIFLAALSSVDPSLYEAASIDGASRLKQIWHVTLPALSGVIIILFILRLGNFMDIGFEHIYLLQNPLNQGVSDVFDTYVYRQGIVQGDFSYSTAVGIFKSIVGLVLIIGANTIVKRAGQEGVY from the coding sequence ATGAGGGTGAGCTATTTAAAAAGAGCCCTGCCCGTGTACATCATGATTTTGCCGGGAATGCTGTTTTTTTTAATATTTAAGTACATTCCCATGTTTGGAATTGTAATTGCGTTCAAGGACTATAACCCCTTCAGAGGATTTTTAGGAAGTGACTGGGTAGGGCTGGATCAGTTTGTACGATTATTTACGGAAAGAGACTTTATGCCCCTATTGTATAACACACTAATGTTAAGCCTTATGGACATTATTTTCTTTTTCCCAGCACCAATTATTATGGCGTTATTACTAAACGAAGTCCGATTGCGATTCTTCAAGAGATCGGTTCAAACCATTCTATATGCCCCTCATTTCTTGTCGTGGGTTGTTATAGTTGGGATCACAGTCGTTTTGTTCTCCACGGAATTCGGCGGAATCAATCAGCTGTTGAAATCAATGGGTCTACCTGTCATTAACATTTTAACAAACGCAGATGCTTTCCGCTGGACATGGCTAATCCAAAATATTTGGCAGGGTGTGGGTTGGGGAACCATCATCTTTTTGGCAGCGCTTTCTTCAGTGGATCCCAGCTTGTACGAAGCGGCCTCCATAGATGGGGCCAGCAGGCTAAAACAAATTTGGCACGTAACTCTTCCTGCTCTAAGCGGTGTCATCATCATTCTCTTTATTCTTCGATTGGGTAATTTCATGGATATTGGTTTCGAGCATATTTATTTGCTGCAAAATCCTCTAAATCAAGGGGTTTCCGATGTGTTTGATACTTATGTATATCGTCAAGGCATCGTGCAGGGTGACTTCAGCTACTCCACTGCGGTTGGTATTTTCAAATCCATTGTTGGGCTTGTATTGATTATTGGAGCGAACACCATTGTAAAGCGTGCTGGACAAGAGGGGGTATACTAG